One Papaver somniferum cultivar HN1 chromosome 10, ASM357369v1, whole genome shotgun sequence genomic window carries:
- the LOC113316654 gene encoding uncharacterized protein LOC113316654, whose protein sequence is MWLQDESIKERMQQWWQDHHFTGNPGYVFCKKLQAVKGDLRDWNLQTFGRVNRIRDELLVQIKAFDEREAQGVSTVEDSFERVNKKADYLKWAKLESIRMKQKTKNQWIIEGDHNTSFFHRYANNRRRANTIGSIRVDGDVTEEQSVIASHIQDFYINLYKEDRSNRPFVEDLEFSAISVEESTNLEKRITDEEVKQGMHEMKSNKTQ, encoded by the coding sequence ATGTGGCTGCAAGATGAGAGTATTAAAGAAAGAATGCAACAATGGTGGCAGGACCATCACTTCACGGGGAATCCGGGATATGTTTTTTGCAAAAAGTTACAAGCGGTGAAAGGTGATTTGCGAGATTGGAACTTACAAACCTTTGGCAGAGTAAACAGGATTAGGGATGAGCTGTTAGTACAAATTAAAGCGTTTGATGAGAGGGAGGCACAAGGGGTTTCTACAGTGGAAGATAGTTTTGAAAGGGTGAACAAGAAAGCTGACTACTTGAAATGGGCTAAGCTTGAGAGCATAAGAATGAAGCAAAAGACTAAAAACCAGTGGATCATTGAGGGAGACCATAATACTTCTTTCTTCCATAGGTATGCTAACAATAGAAGAAGAGCTAATACAATTGGCAGTATCAGAGTGGATGGGGATGTTACTGAGGAACAATCTGTAATAGCAAGTCACATTCAAGATTTCTATATAAATCTTTATAAAGAAGACCGTAGCAATAGACCTTTTGTAGAAGATTTGGAGTTCTCAGCTATCTCCGTGGAAGAAAGTACAAATTTGGAAAAAAGGATTACGGATGAGGAAGTTAAACAAGGAATGCACGAAATGAAGTCTAACAAGACGCAATGA